Proteins encoded in a region of the Trichosurus vulpecula isolate mTriVul1 chromosome 9, mTriVul1.pri, whole genome shotgun sequence genome:
- the MANF gene encoding mesencephalic astrocyte-derived neurotrophic factor codes for MGYRGGAEAGAWRRPGCRERISPSGGGTRRMWASHGLAVALALTVLPGGSRALRPGDCEVCISFLGKFYQDLKDRDVTFSPSNIENELMKFCNDAKGKENRLCYYIGATSDAATKIINEVSKPLSHHIPVEKICEKLKKKDSQVCELKYDKQIDLSTVDLKKLRVKELKKILDDWGEMCKGCAEKSDYIRKINELMPKYAPKAASSRTDL; via the exons ATGGGATATCGCGGCGGCGCTGAAGCCGGCGCTTGGAGAAGACCCGGCTGCCGGGAGCGGATCAGTCCGAGCGGCGGCGGGACCAGGAGGATGTGGGCCTCTCACGGGCTGGCGGTGGCGCTGGCCCTGACTGTGCTACCGGGAGGGAGCCGGGCCCTTCGGCCAGGAGACTGCGAAG TATGCATTTCTTTTCTGGGAAAATTTTACCAAGACCTTAAAGACAGAGATGTCACATTTTCCCCAAGCAATATTGAAAATGAACTTATGAAGTTTTGCAATgatgcaaaaggaaaagaaaaccgtTTG TGCTATTACATTGGAGCCACCAGTGATGCAGCCACCAAGATTATCAACGAAGTGTCCAAGCCTCTTAGCCACCACATTCCTGTTGAGAAGATCTGTGAGAAGCTAAAGAAGAAAGACAGTCAAGTCTGTGAGCTCAAATATG ATAAACAGATTGACCTGAGCACAGTGGATCTGAAGAAACTCAGAGTTAAGGAGTTGAAGAAGATCCTGGATGACTGGGGTGAAATGTGTAAAGGCTGTGCTGAAAAATCAGACTACATACGGAAAATTAACGAACTGATGCCCAAATATGCCCCAAAGGCAGCTAGTTCACGGACTGATCTTTAG